One window from the genome of Oryza glaberrima chromosome 3, OglaRS2, whole genome shotgun sequence encodes:
- the LOC127768572 gene encoding non-specific lipid-transfer protein EPAD1 translates to MERSHLAVLLGLLAFAAGVPAAAAATAVEGAQVATAEASCEPSILATQVSLFCAPDMPTAQCCEPVVASVDLGGGVPCLCRVAAEPQLIISGLNATHLLTLYAACGGLRPGGARLAAACEGPAPPASIVTAPPPPVAFRRKPPAREAPPPPPAAEKLSPPPQQHDDSDHNKRVGPLPRGSPPPYAQSVPVGPAAAPPPPRSGASSSLQAPLAATTTIVAITLIAAAQY, encoded by the exons ATGGAGCGCTCCCACCTCGCCGTCCTGCTCGGcctcctcgccttcgccgccggggtcccggccgcagcggcggccaccgccgtggAGGGAGCGCAGGTGGCCACGGCGGAGGCGTCGTGCGAGCCCTCCATCCTCGCCACCCAGGTCTCGCTCTTCTGCGCGCCCGACATGCCCACCGCGCAGTGCTGCGAGCCGGTGGTGGCCTCcgtcgacctcggcggcggcgtaccctgcctctgccgcgtcgccgccgagccgcaGCTCATCATCTCCGGCCTCAACGCCACCCACCTCCTCACGCTGTACGCCGCCTGCGGAGGCCTCCGCCCTGGaggcgctcgcctcgccgccgcctgtgaAG GTCCCGCCCCACCGGCCTCCATCGTCACTGCCCCGCCGCCCCCGGTTGCTTTTCGCCGCAAGCCGCCGGCAC GCGAGGcacctcccccaccgccggcgGCCGAGAAGCTCTCCCCGCCGCCTCAGCAGCACGACGACTCCGACCACAACAAGCGCGTCGGCCCACTCCCGAGAGGCTCTCCTCCCCCGTATGCCCAGTCCGTCCCggtcggccccgccgccgctcccccgcCACCACGCTCCGGCGCCTCCTCGTCGCTCCAGgcgcccctcgccgccaccaccaccatcgttGCCATCaccctcatcgccgccgcccagtACTGA
- the LOC127766363 gene encoding uncharacterized protein LOC127766363, whose protein sequence is MELTAAGSDTTSQLLLPDDVLANILGRLPPRSLAAAWCVCVDWRAVIDDCRLLRTDLLPLSELNPIVQELEWPPSRLITRVFSSATKRWEDRPFVREGEAAGTVGHLQKLSEYGEYRAVYWPGALYVHHFSYVIRLSLSDGKYRVIKLLPAIDIRYYQNFYFGKSEKGQVHGPWILRDVNYNLYFEKIAGSWFYNADGEDISLEENTEALLEDKFEWYSDNDDVVEAQGGGENAMKIMRFQSLDSILIKRSSF, encoded by the exons ATGGAGCTGACGGCAGCGGGAAGCGATACAACCAGCCAGCTGCTGCTACCCGACGACGTGCTCGCCAACATCCTTGGCCGCCTTCCGCCGCGCAGCCTCGCCGCGGCGTGGTGCGTCTGCGTGGACTGGCGGGCCGTCATCGATGACTGCCGGCTGCTACGCACGGACCTTCTCCCGCTCTC GGAGTTGAACCCAATCGTGCAGGAATTAGAATGGCCACCATCGCGATTGATCACACGTGTTTTCTCATCGGCTACAAAGCGATGGGAGGATCGACCATTCGTGAGAGAAGGGGAAGCTGCGGGCACCGTCGGCCACCTACAGAAATTATCGGAATATGGAGAATACCGTGCTGTCTACTGGCCGGGAGCTCTTTACGTGCATCATTTTAGTTATGTTATAAG GTTATCCTTGTCGGATGGAAAATATCGAGTAATCAAACTTCTGCCAGCTATTGACATACgctattatcaaaatttttattttggaaaatcAGAGAAAGGG CAAGTTCATGGACCCTGGATCCTACGGGATGTCAACTATAATCTCTATTTTGAAAAAATTGCGGGATCATGGTTCTATAATGCTGACGGTGAGGATATTTCACTAGAGGAAAACACTGAAGCACTACTTGAAGATAAGTTTGAATGGTACTCTGATAACGATGATGTTGTAGAGGCACAGGGAGGTGGAGAGAACGCGATGAAGATAATGAGATTTCAATCCTTGGATTCCATCCTTATAAAGAGATCATCTTTTTGA
- the LOC127765118 gene encoding uncharacterized protein LOC127765118 produces MTINYLLPDDVLADVLGRLPPRSLAAARCVCAAWRATIDDRRLLRTDLLPLSLAGIFIHFDDLRFPEFFSRPSTPTTPAISGKLDYMPNKYALYAVNDHCNGLLLLYTHVVNLATRQCVTLPLLPPSQGTFSDNYTVFDLTVSPHYEVIRISYLMCNMRLDPIIRESEWPPSPFLLNVFSSATKQWEDGLFVREGEAAGTIGDLVKLYSRQHYAAYWHGALYVHRCNYVTRLSLTDGKYKVIKNPQDIDMSKCLKFYLGKSENGVYLASLEQELDLQLSVWILNESCAKAKWVLKHRNNLKPLLSCWGYHQVNGPWILQDVNYDLYRKNFGGPWFYNVTYDDLLLEGNNEVPVEDKYEWYSDNDDVDHDTQDGVEEQSHVSISILGFHPYREIVFLSLSCERGVAYHLNSSKMQDLGSIFPQNFNQVSEVGGGIEASFPYTPCWIGEFPEISSEDHLYRN; encoded by the exons ATGACGATCAACTATCTGCTACCCGACGACGTGCTCGCTGACGTCCTCGGCCGCCTCCCACCACGCAGCCTCGCCGCGGCACGGTGCGTCTGCGCGGCCTGGCGGGCCACCATCGACGACCGCCGCCTGCTGCGCACGGATCTCCTCCCGCTCTCGCTCGCCGGCATCTTCATCCACTTCGATGACCTCAGGTTCCCAGAATTCTTCTCCCGCCCGTCGACGCCAACGACCCCTGCAATTAGCGGCAAGCTTGACTACATGCCTAACAAATATGCGCTCTACGCCGTGAATGATCATTGCAACGGTCTCCTCCTGCTATACACCCACGTGGTTAATCTGGCCACGCGACAGTGCGTGACCTTGCCCCTACTGCCACCGTCTCAGGGTACCTTTAGCGATAACTACACCGTGTTCGATCTCACTGTATCACCGCACTACGAGGTGATCAGGATCTCTTACCTTATGTGCAATATGAGGCTTGACCCAATCATAAGGGAGTCGGAATGGCCACCATCACCATTTCTATTGAATGTCTTCTCGTCGGCCACAAAGCAATGGGAGGATGGGTTATTTGTCAGGGAAGGGGAGGCTGCAGGCACCATCGGCGACTTAGTGAAGCTTTATTCTAGACAACACTATGCTGCCTACTGGCATGGTGCACTTTACGTGCATAGGTGCAATTATGTGACAAG ACTATCATTGACTGATGGAAAGTACAAAGTAATCAAGAATCCACAAGATATTGACATGAGCAAGTGTCTAAAGTTTTATCTTGGAAAATCAGAGAATGGGGTATACTTAGCATCACTTGAGCAAGAGCTGGACCTTCAACTTTCGGTTTGGATCCTTAATGAGTCATGTGCTAAGGCCAAATGGGTATTAAAACATAGAAACAACCTTAAGCCCTTGTTGTCATGCTGGGGATATCATCAAGTCAATGGACCTTGGATACTTCAGGATGTTAACTATGATCTCTATCGTAAAAATTTTGGTGGGCCGTGGTTCTACAATGTTACTTACGATGATCTCTTACTAGAGGGTAACAATGAAGTGCCGGTGGAAGATAAATATGAATGGTACTCTGATAACGATGATGTTGATCATGATACACAAGATGGTGTTGAAGAGCAAAGTCATGTTAGTATTTCAATTCTTGGATTCCATCCTTATAGGGAAATTGTATTTTTGAGTTTGTCATGCGAGAGAGGAGTGGCCTACCATTTAAACAGCTCAAAGATGCAAGACTTGGGCAGCATATTCCCTCAAAATTTTAATCAGGTCTCGGAAGTCGGGGGTGGCATAGAAGCTTCTTTTCCATACACACCATGCTGGATTGGAGAGTTCCCTGAAATAAGTAGTGAAGATCATCTCTATCGGAATTAG